The following proteins are encoded in a genomic region of Porphyrobacter sp. CACIAM 03H1:
- a CDS encoding acyl-CoA dehydrogenase family protein, translated as MPVIDVPQPAFMEDEEIAIFADAVGKFYAQHAPQKRVEKWREDGMVEREFWREAGAAGLLGVSVPTEYGGHGGDFRHDMVVISKQGEYGVDGFGASLHNTIILPYLVRHGTEEQKQKYLPRLVSGDLVSAIAMSEPDAGSDLQSIKTTALKDGNGYRLNGSKTWISNGQLADFIIVVAKTDPNEGAKGISLLLLETEGAEGFTRGRKLDKIGLDAQDTSELFFDNVFVPADNLLGGIEGRGFYQLMGELPQERLVIAMGAIAGIEKALDVTVEYVKNRKAFGKTIWDFQNTQFTLADLKARGTAARVFVNDCIAKLLEGKLDVATASMAKYWVTELQSEVVDKCLQFHGGAGYINDYAIARMYRDTRIARIYGGSNEIMKMLIARSM; from the coding sequence ATGCCCGTCATCGACGTGCCCCAGCCCGCCTTCATGGAAGACGAGGAAATCGCCATTTTCGCCGACGCGGTCGGCAAGTTCTATGCCCAACACGCGCCCCAGAAGCGAGTCGAGAAGTGGCGCGAGGACGGGATGGTGGAACGCGAGTTCTGGCGCGAGGCGGGTGCCGCCGGCCTGCTCGGCGTGTCGGTGCCGACCGAATATGGCGGCCACGGCGGCGACTTCCGCCACGACATGGTGGTGATCTCCAAGCAGGGCGAATACGGCGTCGACGGCTTCGGCGCCTCGCTCCACAACACCATCATCCTGCCCTACCTCGTGCGCCACGGCACCGAGGAGCAGAAGCAGAAATACCTCCCCCGCCTCGTCTCCGGCGATCTCGTCAGCGCGATCGCCATGAGCGAGCCTGATGCCGGTTCGGACTTGCAGTCGATCAAGACCACCGCACTCAAGGACGGCAACGGCTACCGCCTCAACGGATCCAAGACCTGGATCTCGAACGGCCAGCTCGCCGACTTCATCATCGTCGTCGCCAAGACCGATCCGAACGAGGGCGCCAAGGGCATCTCGCTGCTGCTGCTGGAAACCGAGGGCGCGGAAGGCTTCACCCGCGGGCGCAAGCTCGACAAGATCGGGCTCGACGCGCAGGACACCTCGGAACTGTTCTTCGACAACGTCTTCGTGCCGGCCGACAACCTGCTCGGCGGGATCGAGGGGCGCGGCTTCTACCAGCTGATGGGCGAGCTGCCGCAGGAACGCCTGGTGATCGCGATGGGCGCGATCGCCGGGATCGAGAAGGCGCTCGACGTGACGGTCGAATACGTCAAGAACCGCAAGGCCTTCGGCAAGACGATCTGGGATTTCCAGAATACCCAGTTCACCCTCGCGGACCTCAAGGCGCGCGGGACGGCGGCGCGGGTTTTCGTCAACGACTGCATCGCCAAGCTGCTTGAAGGCAAGCTCGACGTGGCGACCGCGAGCATGGCGAAGTACTGGGTGACCGAGCTGCAATCGGAAGTGGTCGACAAGTGCCTCCAGTTCCACGGCGGCGCGGGCTACATCAACGATTACGCCATCGCCCGCATGTACCGCGACACCCGCATCGCCCGCATCTACGGCGGATCGAACGAGATCATGAAGATGCTCATAGCCCGCAGCATGTAA